A stretch of Lathyrus oleraceus cultivar Zhongwan6 chromosome 6, CAAS_Psat_ZW6_1.0, whole genome shotgun sequence DNA encodes these proteins:
- the LOC127093097 gene encoding cysteine and histidine-rich domain-containing protein RAR1, giving the protein MEKTDVKVRCQRIGCNATFTDDDNLDDSCQYHESPLFHDGMKEWSCCKKRSHDFSLFLEIPGCKTGKHTTEKQVIAPIKKKHVPPPTAAPSTNASMKDSSCSRCRQGFFCSDHGSQGKPVTTIGDKPLNLSGDASAVSSSSVKASKPPPKIVDINEPQTCKNKGCGHTFKERDNHDSACSYHPGPAVFHDRMKGWDCCDIHVNEFDEFIAIPPCTKGWHNADPVS; this is encoded by the exons ATGGAGAAAACCGATGTTAAAGTTCGATGCCAGAGGATTGGTTGCAATGCTACGTTCACCGACGACGACAATCTTGACGATTCCTGTCAATACCACGAATCG cctctatttcatgatggaaTGAAAGAATGGAGTTGCTGCAAGAAAAGAAGTCATGATTTTAGCTTGTTTTTGGAAATTCCAGG ATGTAAGACAGGAAAACATACGACAGAGAAGCAAGTAATTGCACCGATTAAGAAAAAACATGTACCCCCTCCAACTGCAGCTCCCTCAACCAATGCTTCGATGAAGGACTCTTCTTGTTCTAGGTGTCGGCAAGGTTTCTTTTGCTCAGATCATG GCTCACAAGGCAAACCTGTAACTACTATTGGAGACAAACCTTTAAATCTTTCTGGAGATGCATCTGCAGTAAGCAGTTCAAGTGTTAAGGCTTCAAAACCTCCTCCAAAAATAGTTGACATAAATGAGCCCCAAACATGCAAAAATAAAGGATGCGGTCACACTTTCAAGGAAAGGGATAATCATGACTCCGCTTGCAGTTACCATCCCGGCCCTGCTGTTTTTCATGACCGGATGAAAGGG TGGGATTGCTGTGATATTCATGTAAATGAATTTGATGAGTTTATAGCCATTCCTCCTTGCACAAAGGGATGGCATAATGCTGATCCAGTGTCCTGA